A window of the Streptobacillus canis genome harbors these coding sequences:
- the rho gene encoding transcription termination factor Rho encodes MEEITLDELGNLSLTNLRKLAKEQKIEGYSTIPKMELLNRLCYSLATDQGLIYSYGELDIINETYGFLRNTPQNIDVYVSNSQIKKFGLRQGDVIVGEVRKPLNDEKNFGLLRLIYVNGEKGELSRQRPMFDDLIPSYPIERLDLGEGTNSSRIIDLIAPIGKGQRGLIVAPPKAGKTTILSDLANDILKYNKDVQVWIILIDERPEEVTDIKENVKNAEIFAATFDENTSVHLSVTEKVLEAAKREIEKGNDIVILMDSLTRLARSYNIEMPSSGKLLSGGIDPKSLYMPKKFLGAARKIRGGGSLTILATALIETGSRMDEVIFEEFKGTGNMELVLDRTLQQLRLFPAVDILKSGTRKEELLYSKREFEAILKLRKFLLKLNEAEALKFLMDLIKRYSTNRDLLENIDYELKL; translated from the coding sequence ATGGAAGAAATTACTTTAGATGAATTAGGTAATCTTAGTCTTACCAATTTAAGAAAACTTGCTAAAGAGCAAAAAATTGAAGGATATTCTACTATCCCTAAAATGGAATTATTAAATAGATTATGTTATAGTCTTGCTACCGATCAAGGATTAATATATTCTTATGGTGAATTAGATATAATAAATGAAACATATGGTTTCTTAAGAAATACACCTCAAAATATAGATGTTTACGTTTCTAACTCTCAAATCAAAAAGTTTGGTTTAAGACAAGGAGATGTAATAGTTGGAGAAGTAAGAAAGCCACTAAATGATGAGAAAAATTTTGGATTGTTAAGATTAATATATGTAAATGGTGAAAAAGGTGAACTAAGTCGTCAAAGACCAATGTTTGATGATTTAATACCTTCATATCCTATAGAAAGATTAGATTTAGGAGAAGGAACTAATTCTTCAAGAATTATTGATTTAATTGCTCCTATTGGTAAAGGACAAAGAGGATTAATAGTTGCCCCTCCAAAAGCTGGTAAAACTACTATACTTTCTGATTTAGCAAATGATATATTAAAATACAATAAAGATGTACAAGTTTGGATAATATTAATTGACGAAAGACCAGAAGAAGTTACTGATATAAAAGAAAATGTTAAAAATGCTGAAATTTTTGCTGCAACATTCGATGAAAATACTTCAGTTCATTTAAGTGTTACTGAAAAAGTTTTAGAAGCTGCAAAAAGAGAAATTGAAAAAGGTAATGATATAGTAATATTAATGGATAGTTTAACAAGACTTGCAAGATCATATAATATAGAAATGCCTTCAAGCGGTAAACTACTTTCAGGAGGTATAGATCCTAAATCTCTTTACATGCCTAAAAAGTTCTTAGGAGCTGCTAGAAAGATAAGAGGTGGAGGTAGTTTAACTATACTTGCTACAGCATTAATAGAAACTGGAAGTCGTATGGACGAAGTAATATTTGAAGAATTTAAAGGAACAGGTAATATGGAATTAGTCCTAGATAGAACTCTTCAACAATTAAGACTTTTCCCTGCTGTTGATATTCTAAAAAGTGGTACAAGAAAAGAAGAATTACTTTATTCAAAAAGAGAATTCGAGGCAATACTTAAATTAAGAAAATTCTTATTAAAGCTTAACGAAGCTGAAGCACTTAAGTTTTTAATGGATTTAATTAAGAGATATTCCACTAATAGAGACTTACTTGAAAATATCGATTATGAATTGAAATTATAA
- a CDS encoding ribonuclease H family protein, which yields MVYAYYLEEEKQYGIVNSWNECQALTKGKNARFKKFNNEKEATEWLESGALYTPKSRETSELYKDAIYFDSGTGRKVTVEVKVCDVYGDSLLPFIMPHEKINQYGNYFLNKDRTNNFGELTGLFIALKYALKYNVKKICGDSKLIIDFWSLGRYKEDNIDEDTISLIQKVLELRKEFENMGGEILHISGDINPADIGFHK from the coding sequence ATGGTATATGCATATTATCTAGAGGAAGAAAAACAATATGGTATAGTTAACTCTTGGAATGAATGTCAGGCTCTTACTAAAGGTAAGAATGCAAGATTTAAAAAATTTAATAACGAAAAAGAAGCAACAGAATGGCTTGAATCTGGTGCTTTATACACTCCAAAATCTAGAGAAACTTCAGAATTATACAAAGATGCCATATACTTTGACTCAGGAACTGGTAGAAAAGTTACTGTAGAAGTTAAAGTATGTGATGTATATGGTGATTCACTTCTACCTTTCATAATGCCGCATGAAAAAATCAATCAATATGGAAACTATTTTTTAAATAAAGATCGTACAAATAACTTTGGTGAATTAACAGGATTATTTATTGCCTTAAAATACGCTTTAAAATACAATGTAAAAAAAATATGTGGAGATTCAAAATTAATTATTGATTTTTGGTCATTAGGTAGATATAAAGAAGATAATATTGATGAGGACACTATTTCTTTAATTCAAAAAGTTTTAGAATTAAGAAAAGAATTTGAAAATATGGGTGGAGAAATATTACATATATCTGGTGATATTAATCCTGCAGATATAGGATTTCATAAATAG